A region of the Kaistia geumhonensis genome:
AACGCCCGCAAGGTTAACAGTCCGTCAATGCATTCCCGCGAGACTCCGCGTCGAGCCTTCGCTCCCGGTACCGCGTGATCATGCATCCCTCATTTCCTTCGGATGGTCTCCTGGCCATGGCCGTGTCCAACCAGCAAAGCCGCGATGCCGCCCTGCTCCGGGCCACCACGGAGCTCTTCGTCCTTGAGGCGAACCACGATGCGGACGCCATCCGCCGCTTCGAAGAGCTCGCGACGCATTTTCTCGCCCGCGTCCCGGCGGCCGACCGCGCCTTCGTGGCCGAGCGGCTGTCGCGGAGCGCCGATGCACCGGCCTCCGTGCTGCGCCTGCTCGGCAAGGATGTACCCGAGGTGGCGAGCCCCGTGCTCAAGCGCTCGCCGGCGCTCGGCGAGTTCGACCTTCTCACCATCATCGCCGGAACCGGGGCGCCGCATCATCGCCTGATCGCGACGCGCGGCGACCTGTCGGCGCTCGTCGTCGGCGCCCTGCGGCTCACCGGCGATGCCGAGGTGATCGCCCGCCTTTCCGGCTATCCCGACGTCGTCACCGAGACGGACGACACGCCGGCCGAGCCCGTCGCTGCCGCCGATATGCTGGAACTCCCGGCCGAGCAACCCGCATTCCTCGCCCCGGCCGCCGAGGACGAGCCGGACCGGATCCTCGGATCGCACGAAGCCGTCCCCGCCGCCGCTGCCGAGGTGCCCGCGGACGAGGCGGCAACGGCGCAGTCCGCTCCCATCGCCCCCGATCCGACTTCAGAGGACGAGCCCGAGTTTCGCGATCCGGCGCCGGGCCCCGAAGCGATGGAGATTTTCGCCGCGGTGCGGGCGCTCGCGACCAGCTTCGAAGAGAT
Encoded here:
- a CDS encoding DUF2336 domain-containing protein → MAVSNQQSRDAALLRATTELFVLEANHDADAIRRFEELATHFLARVPAADRAFVAERLSRSADAPASVLRLLGKDVPEVASPVLKRSPALGEFDLLTIIAGTGAPHHRLIATRGDLSALVVGALRLTGDAEVIARLSGYPDVVTETDDTPAEPVAAADMLELPAEQPAFLAPAAEDEPDRILGSHEAVPAAAAEVPADEAATAQSAPIAPDPTSEDEPEFRDPAPGPEAMEIFAAVRALATSFEEIAGDKAGRASRRHLADPLPASAGAFLDLDRAGRLAVLNHLAGRPASSRGAGSVLDADHAFRLALGRARLASLARQRQRDALIRTLAQGLRLEEADVTALLDDPSGEPLVVLLRGIGLSESEAQQVLMFANPVIAQGVESFDRLARLLSETPESVAADLLALWRTGEMPRSKPMEGAASGHQPVFADLEIRRGIHSGDARSAPLSPSGLSDPPERSTFGLRRG